In the Deltaproteobacteria bacterium genome, one interval contains:
- a CDS encoding RNA-binding protein — protein MAKKLFVGNLAYAVTEDDLRALFAQAGTCESVSIVIDRDTGQSRGFGFVTMASAEDAERAKKQLDGTELKGRRLRVDEAADQSTRPRGGAPRGPRR, from the coding sequence ATGGCCAAGAAGCTCTTCGTCGGCAACCTCGCCTACGCGGTCACGGAGGACGACTTGCGCGCCCTGTTCGCGCAGGCGGGCACCTGCGAGTCGGTGTCGATCGTCATCGACCGGGACACCGGACAGTCGCGCGGCTTCGGGTTCGTCACCATGGCGAGCGCCGAGGACGCCGAGCGGGCCAAGAAGCAGCTCGACGGTACGGAACTGAAGGGCCGCCGCCTGCGGGTCGACGAGGCGGCCGATCAGTCGACGCGGCCGCGCGGCGGCGCGCCGCGGGGGCCGCGCCGCTAG
- a CDS encoding DUF1801 domain-containing protein has translation MKKSGASQGQSASELISKRIAELGDWRGETLSRMRKLIKEADPDVVEEWKWMGTPIWSHDGIICTGESYKTVVKLTFAKGASLKDPARLFNSSLDGNARRAIDIHEGEEVDESAFKALVRQAVALNSSGKSKPSKKAKS, from the coding sequence ATGAAAAAGTCGGGCGCCAGCCAAGGCCAGTCGGCATCGGAGCTCATCTCGAAAAGAATCGCCGAACTCGGGGACTGGCGCGGGGAAACCCTCAGCAGAATGCGCAAGCTCATCAAGGAAGCAGACCCAGACGTCGTCGAGGAGTGGAAGTGGATGGGCACTCCGATTTGGTCGCACGACGGCATCATCTGCACTGGCGAATCCTACAAGACTGTCGTGAAGCTTACCTTCGCCAAGGGCGCGTCTCTGAAGGATCCGGCCCGTCTCTTCAACTCGAGTCTCGACGGAAACGCACGCCGCGCGATCGACATCCACGAAGGAGAAGAAGTTGACGAGTCCGCCTTCAAGGCGCTCGTTCGCCAAGCGGTCGCCCTCAACAGTTCTGGCAAGTCGAAACCTTCGAAGAAAGCGAAGTCCTAA
- a CDS encoding type II toxin-antitoxin system prevent-host-death family antitoxin: MAEAVTTSATDFKQHVGKYLDVARTGAVIIEKQGRPTAVLISVEEYEALNPSASRVIDRLTEEFDAFVARMQRRGFEKAMEKAFDASPAELGAAHRRGMKRRGR; encoded by the coding sequence ATGGCCGAAGCCGTGACCACCAGCGCGACCGACTTCAAGCAGCACGTCGGCAAGTACCTCGACGTGGCGCGCACCGGAGCGGTCATCATCGAGAAGCAGGGCCGGCCGACGGCCGTGCTGATCTCGGTCGAGGAATACGAGGCGCTGAATCCGTCCGCGTCGCGGGTGATCGATCGGCTCACCGAGGAATTCGATGCTTTCGTGGCGCGCATGCAGCGTCGCGGTTTCGAGAAGGCGATGGAGAAGGCGTTCGACGCGTCTCCAGCTGAGCTCGGTGCGGCGCATCGTCGCGGCATGAAGCGGCGTGGCCGCTGA
- a CDS encoding ZTL protein codes for MAAEPRPTIWVIAGPNGGGKTTIVGEMIREAGADYFDPDEATRRLRERNPGLSLTDANAIAWEESRRRLEASISNLENFAFETTLGGRTIARLLHRAAHGGMAVKVWYVALDSADRHVARVKARVARGGHDVPEGRIRERYDRSRANLARLVPKLAALKVYDNSFEARVEQLERPRLRLILDFADGRIRNRDRLADTPEWAKPIVAATMKVDRGMGIAPTKARS; via the coding sequence GTGGCCGCTGAACCGCGGCCGACGATCTGGGTCATCGCCGGACCGAACGGCGGCGGTAAGACAACGATTGTCGGCGAGATGATCCGCGAGGCTGGCGCGGACTATTTCGACCCCGACGAGGCCACGCGGCGGCTCCGCGAACGAAACCCGGGGCTCTCGCTCACCGACGCGAACGCGATCGCCTGGGAAGAGAGTCGCCGGCGACTCGAAGCGTCGATCTCGAACCTTGAAAATTTCGCCTTCGAGACGACGCTCGGCGGACGGACGATCGCCCGGCTGCTCCATCGCGCCGCGCATGGCGGCATGGCGGTCAAGGTCTGGTACGTCGCTCTGGACAGTGCTGACCGCCACGTCGCGCGGGTGAAGGCGCGTGTCGCCCGCGGTGGCCACGACGTGCCGGAAGGACGGATCCGGGAGCGGTACGACCGGAGCCGAGCGAACCTCGCGCGTCTTGTGCCGAAGCTCGCTGCGTTGAAGGTCTACGACAACAGCTTCGAGGCGCGCGTCGAGCAGCTCGAGCGCCCTCGGCTTCGGCTGATCCTCGACTTTGCCGACGGCCGCATTCGAAACCGCGACCGGCTCGCCGACACGCCCGAATGGGCAAAGCCGATCGTGGCGGCGACGATGAAGGTCGACCGGGGCATGGGCATAGCCCCTACAAAGGCCCGAAGTTGA
- a CDS encoding YqgE/AlgH family protein, giving the protein MDRSASFAPTLLLAMPQLRDPNFVRSVVLLCEHGAQGALGFVVNRPTEVRAAEAVVLDPPASGDSGLMLWTGGPVEAQRGFLLLGDDPGVADSERVAEGFHLTASVEVLRRILEAAPADVARRRARLLLGYAGWGPGQLDAELTASAWLTAPPDPALVFETPPAEMWERAIRGLGVDPMALQLGAGIQ; this is encoded by the coding sequence ATGGACCGCTCCGCCTCCTTCGCTCCCACTCTGCTCCTCGCCATGCCGCAGCTGCGCGACCCGAACTTCGTGCGCTCGGTCGTGCTCCTCTGCGAGCACGGGGCGCAGGGCGCGCTCGGCTTCGTGGTGAACCGCCCGACCGAGGTGCGCGCCGCGGAAGCCGTCGTGCTCGATCCGCCCGCCAGCGGCGACAGCGGCCTCATGCTGTGGACCGGCGGGCCCGTCGAGGCGCAGCGCGGTTTCCTCCTCCTCGGCGACGACCCGGGCGTGGCGGACAGCGAGCGGGTCGCCGAGGGTTTTCACCTGACCGCATCGGTCGAGGTACTCCGCCGGATCCTCGAGGCCGCTCCTGCCGACGTGGCACGGCGGCGCGCGCGGCTCCTCCTCGGCTACGCCGGCTGGGGTCCGGGCCAGCTCGACGCCGAGCTGACGGCCTCCGCGTGGCTCACCGCGCCGCCGGATCCGGCTCTCGTCTTCGAAACGCCGCCGGCGGAGATGTGGGAGCGTGCCATCCGCGGCCTCGGCGTCGATCCGATGGCGCTGCAGCTCGGAGCGGGCATCCAGTAG
- a CDS encoding 1-acyl-sn-glycerol-3-phosphate acyltransferase has product MIDVGQVSDRRSEDVAHVASWLGTLIFLPVFAAILLVFDVAQRVARLFGERPQEHVAGALQVALLGAFRLCDTRLLVERAPGVRRGASYIVVSNHQSMFDIPIIGSLLLSNFPKYVSKRELARWIPSVSYNLRRGGHALIDRSDSASALAAIRGLGERVRDGRCSAVIFPEGTRARRGALGDFRRAGLGALLDAAPETPVVPMAIDESWRLLAHNMLPVPWGVRVRVGIGDPIARGTGEDRAALIARVRDEIAARLERWRSAHADACGST; this is encoded by the coding sequence CGACGTCGGACAGGTCTCCGATCGTCGCAGCGAGGACGTCGCGCATGTGGCGTCCTGGCTCGGCACCCTCATCTTCCTGCCGGTCTTCGCGGCGATCCTGCTGGTCTTCGACGTCGCGCAGCGGGTTGCGCGGCTCTTCGGTGAGCGGCCGCAGGAGCACGTCGCCGGGGCACTCCAGGTCGCGCTCCTCGGAGCCTTCCGGCTCTGCGACACGAGGCTCCTCGTGGAGCGGGCGCCCGGCGTCCGGCGGGGCGCCTCCTACATCGTCGTCTCGAACCATCAGAGCATGTTCGACATCCCGATCATCGGCAGCCTCCTGCTGTCGAACTTCCCGAAGTACGTCTCGAAGCGCGAGCTCGCGCGCTGGATCCCGAGCGTCTCCTACAACCTGCGCCGCGGCGGCCATGCGCTGATCGACCGGAGCGACAGCGCGTCAGCCCTCGCCGCCATCCGCGGCCTCGGCGAACGCGTGCGCGACGGGCGCTGCTCGGCCGTCATCTTCCCGGAAGGCACGCGGGCGCGCCGCGGCGCGCTCGGTGACTTCCGCCGGGCGGGCCTCGGCGCGTTGCTCGACGCCGCGCCCGAGACGCCGGTGGTGCCGATGGCGATCGACGAGTCGTGGCGGCTCCTCGCACACAACATGCTGCCCGTCCCGTGGGGCGTACGGGTCCGGGTGGGCATCGGGGATCCGATCGCGCGCGGCACCGGGGAAGACCGTGCCGCGCTAATCGCGCGCGTGCGCGACGAGATCGCGGCGAGGCTCGAGCGGTGGCGGTCGGCTCACGCTGATGCGTGTGGCAGCACGTAG
- the pgl gene encoding 6-phosphogluconolactonase translates to MGYEGAPMAMTLEVYPSDAEAFEAAAALAAGHLRAAGARATVALAGGRSGRGVMVALAARGDLPWERVEWFWGDECCVPADDRRSNVRLARDSLFVPRGVAAGRIHPPPVALGDPARIAAAYAETLAAEAPVFDLVLLGVAARGAVASLVPGAAALRASAPVAAVVPEEVAEEPRVARITVTPPVLAAARHVIVTAVGGETAAAVAAAVSDGADPAGVPAALVRPSERITWFIDRAAASVLLRAARPAPSQ, encoded by the coding sequence ATGGGCTATGAAGGCGCGCCCATGGCGATGACGCTCGAGGTCTACCCGAGCGATGCGGAGGCGTTCGAGGCGGCGGCGGCGCTGGCCGCCGGGCACCTGCGCGCGGCAGGCGCCCGCGCCACGGTGGCGCTGGCTGGCGGGCGGAGCGGGCGGGGCGTCATGGTGGCGCTCGCCGCGCGCGGCGACCTCCCGTGGGAGCGCGTCGAGTGGTTCTGGGGCGACGAGTGCTGCGTTCCCGCCGACGACCGGCGGAGCAACGTGCGCCTGGCGCGCGACTCGCTCTTCGTCCCGCGCGGCGTGGCAGCCGGGCGCATCCATCCGCCGCCCGTCGCGCTCGGCGACCCGGCTCGCATCGCGGCGGCGTACGCCGAGACGCTCGCCGCCGAGGCTCCCGTCTTCGATCTCGTGCTCCTCGGCGTCGCCGCGCGCGGCGCCGTCGCCTCCCTCGTGCCTGGCGCCGCGGCGCTCCGCGCCTCGGCACCCGTGGCGGCGGTTGTCCCCGAGGAGGTCGCCGAGGAGCCGCGCGTCGCGCGCATCACGGTGACGCCGCCCGTCCTCGCCGCCGCGCGCCACGTGATCGTCACCGCGGTCGGCGGGGAGACGGCCGCCGCCGTGGCGGCGGCCGTCTCCGACGGCGCGGACCCGGCGGGCGTGCCGGCTGCGCTGGTTCGCCCCTCGGAGCGGATCACCTGGTTCATCGACCGCGCCGCTGCGAGCGTGCTGCTGCGCGCGGCGCGGCCGGCGCCCAGTCAGTAG